In Trichocoleus desertorum NBK24, the following are encoded in one genomic region:
- a CDS encoding response regulator produces MKTVLIVEDDLVNARVFGKILTKRGGLAVKHTENVEEVMQIARSGEADIILMDVSLARSVYQGKSVDGIKITQMLKADPQTAQLPIILVTAHAMQGDRETFLKQSGADGYISKPVVDHQQFVDQITALLPQD; encoded by the coding sequence ATGAAAACCGTTTTAATTGTGGAGGATGATTTGGTAAACGCTCGCGTTTTTGGCAAAATTTTGACCAAACGTGGGGGTTTAGCCGTGAAGCACACGGAAAATGTCGAAGAGGTAATGCAAATTGCCCGCTCTGGTGAAGCCGATATTATTCTGATGGATGTTTCTTTGGCTCGAAGTGTTTATCAAGGCAAATCGGTTGATGGCATCAAAATTACGCAAATGCTGAAAGCAGATCCGCAAACAGCTCAACTCCCCATCATCCTGGTTACGGCTCATGCCATGCAGGGCGATCGCGAGACTTTTCTGAAGCAGAGTGGAGCTGACGGCTATATTTCTAAGCCTGTCGTTGATCATCAACAGTTTGTTGATCAAATTACCGCTCTATTACCTCAAGATTAA
- a CDS encoding tetratricopeptide repeat protein has translation MPNRFPLLPLLIALGLWSVAQPASAQAMIPHTLQLNSSQLEQQGLSLAQEAAQLAQFQQYELALSRAQLASQLAPNNSQVWSLLGSLYLQETELDKGIKSLERARSLDSKNTAILFALGSAHFQKAQYAKAAEYLQAGLKLKPDTSGALFDLGNAYYMLKRYQEAIAQYEAAVKQDPKFWPAVNNIGLIRYEQGSVDAAIKQWRSAVAIDAKAAEPQLALAVALYNKGDREQGLVLGEKAIDLDSRYADMKFLKENLWGDRLLTDAKKLLDTPRIQASLARNQTQPAPQQSPQ, from the coding sequence GTGCCTAATCGCTTTCCTCTGCTTCCTCTCCTAATCGCCCTTGGTTTGTGGAGTGTTGCTCAACCTGCCTCGGCGCAAGCAATGATTCCCCACACACTGCAATTGAACTCTAGTCAGTTAGAGCAGCAGGGCCTCAGTCTAGCACAGGAAGCAGCTCAGCTTGCTCAGTTTCAGCAATACGAATTAGCGCTGTCTAGAGCGCAGTTGGCGTCTCAACTGGCTCCCAATAACTCGCAAGTCTGGTCGTTGCTCGGCAGCTTGTATCTACAAGAAACTGAGCTAGATAAAGGCATTAAGTCACTAGAGCGGGCGCGATCGCTAGACTCCAAAAATACTGCCATTTTATTTGCCCTAGGTTCAGCGCATTTTCAAAAAGCCCAGTACGCCAAAGCGGCTGAGTATTTGCAAGCAGGACTGAAGTTGAAGCCAGATACATCTGGAGCGTTATTTGATTTAGGCAATGCCTACTACATGCTGAAGCGTTATCAAGAAGCGATCGCCCAGTACGAAGCTGCGGTGAAACAAGATCCCAAGTTTTGGCCTGCCGTCAATAACATTGGCTTGATTCGGTATGAGCAAGGCTCGGTGGATGCAGCCATTAAGCAATGGCGCTCTGCGGTGGCGATTGATGCCAAGGCCGCTGAACCTCAGCTAGCACTAGCAGTCGCGCTCTATAACAAAGGCGATCGCGAACAAGGATTGGTGTTGGGCGAAAAAGCGATTGACCTAGACAGTCGCTATGCTGACATGAAGTTTCTCAAGGAAAACCTCTGGGGCGATCGCCTGCTCACAGATGCCAAGAAGCTACTCGATACGCCGAGAATCCAAGCATCACTAGCTCGGAACCAGACCCAGCCCGCCCCTCAGCAATCTCCCCAGTAG
- the tgt gene encoding tRNA guanosine(34) transglycosylase Tgt has protein sequence MSAQFTFQCQAQCCRTQARAGLFTTPHGVVETPRFMPVGTLANVKTITPDQLHATGAQMVLANTYHLHLQPGEEIVAQAGGLHQFMGWSGPMLTDSGGFQVFSLSEMRQIDETGVKFRSPKDGQIIHLTPERSIQIQNQLGADVIMAFDECPPYPATREAIADATARTYRWLERCITAHQRPDQALFGIVQGGVHLDLRAEAARSLAALDLPGYAIGGVSVGEPPELIEQIVKATTPLLPVDKPRYLMGVGTYREMAQAIAAGMDLFDCVIPTRLARHGSALVRGDRWNIKNARFREDFTPLDATCPCYTCQKFTRAYLSHLLRSREILAYTLLSIHNITELVRFTQEIRASILQGSFAEDFAHWLAPASTPASVP, from the coding sequence TTGAGCGCTCAGTTTACCTTTCAATGTCAGGCTCAATGCTGCCGTACTCAGGCTAGAGCAGGTCTGTTTACAACGCCACACGGTGTAGTAGAAACGCCTCGATTCATGCCAGTGGGAACGCTGGCGAATGTGAAGACCATCACCCCAGACCAGCTTCATGCCACTGGTGCCCAGATGGTACTTGCCAACACTTACCATTTACACCTGCAACCGGGTGAAGAGATTGTGGCGCAGGCGGGAGGATTACATCAATTTATGGGTTGGTCTGGCCCGATGCTGACTGATTCTGGCGGCTTTCAAGTGTTTAGCTTGAGCGAAATGCGCCAAATTGATGAGACAGGCGTGAAGTTTCGCTCTCCGAAAGACGGCCAAATTATTCACCTTACCCCAGAGCGGTCGATTCAGATCCAAAATCAACTGGGTGCGGATGTCATTATGGCCTTCGACGAATGCCCACCTTACCCAGCGACTAGGGAAGCGATCGCCGATGCCACAGCTCGAACTTATCGGTGGCTAGAGCGCTGCATCACGGCCCACCAGCGGCCCGATCAAGCTTTGTTTGGAATTGTGCAAGGTGGAGTTCACTTGGATTTACGGGCAGAAGCCGCTCGCTCTCTAGCAGCCCTAGATCTGCCTGGATACGCAATCGGAGGGGTGAGTGTCGGAGAACCGCCGGAACTGATTGAACAGATTGTCAAAGCCACCACACCATTGCTGCCTGTAGATAAACCCCGCTATCTCATGGGTGTGGGCACCTACCGAGAAATGGCTCAAGCGATCGCCGCTGGCATGGACTTGTTTGATTGTGTCATTCCTACTCGTCTAGCTCGGCATGGCAGCGCTTTAGTCCGAGGCGATCGCTGGAACATCAAGAACGCTCGGTTTCGGGAAGACTTTACACCCCTAGATGCCACTTGCCCTTGCTATACCTGCCAAAAATTTACTCGCGCCTACCTCAGTCATTTATTGCGATCGCGGGAAATCCTCGCCTACACCCTGCTGTCCATTCACAACATCACTGAGTTAGTTCGATTTACTCAAGAAATTCGAGCCTCGATCTTACAAGGCTCCTTTGCAGAGGATTTTGCTCACTGGTTAGCCCCTGCTTCAACTCCTGCCTCCGTCCCCTAG
- a CDS encoding photosystem II reaction center protein K, whose protein sequence is MEAALLLAKLPEAYSIFDPLVDVLPIIPVFFLLLAFVWQAAVGFR, encoded by the coding sequence ATGGAAGCGGCACTGCTGTTGGCAAAACTGCCTGAAGCTTACTCAATCTTCGATCCCCTAGTGGACGTTTTACCCATCATCCCAGTCTTTTTCTTATTGCTCGCTTTTGTTTGGCAAGCGGCTGTAGGTTTTAGATAA
- a CDS encoding glutathione S-transferase family protein: protein MLKLYGGARSRASIVQWYLEEIGIPYEFVLLDMQAGAHLQPDFLAINPMGKVPAIADGDYKLWESGAILLYLAEKYSQTPTSPEQRGEIAQWILFANATLGPGIFVESSRERESARLFPALNQIFEQRSFLVGNDFSVADVAVGAMLAYMPLMLKLDFNAYPGIQDYLKRVTERSAYQKVMSGRAG from the coding sequence ATGCTAAAGCTTTATGGTGGAGCCCGCAGTCGGGCATCCATTGTGCAATGGTACTTAGAAGAAATTGGCATTCCCTACGAATTTGTCTTGCTAGATATGCAAGCGGGGGCTCATTTGCAGCCCGATTTTTTGGCGATCAATCCGATGGGGAAAGTGCCAGCGATCGCGGATGGAGACTATAAACTTTGGGAATCTGGTGCGATCTTGCTGTACTTGGCTGAGAAATATAGCCAGACCCCTACCTCACCGGAACAGCGAGGTGAGATTGCTCAATGGATTTTGTTTGCTAATGCGACACTAGGGCCAGGAATTTTTGTCGAGTCCAGCCGAGAACGGGAATCTGCCCGTCTATTTCCAGCACTCAATCAAATTTTTGAGCAACGCTCCTTCCTGGTTGGCAATGACTTTAGTGTGGCCGATGTGGCAGTGGGGGCAATGCTGGCTTATATGCCCTTGATGCTGAAGCTAGATTTCAATGCTTATCCCGGCATCCAAGACTATTTGAAGCGAGTTACAGAACGATCTGCCTACCAAAAGGTGATGTCTGGTCGCGCTGGCTAA
- a CDS encoding serine/threonine-protein kinase, translating into MSYCINPACPNPENITHTESCQACGSKLLLRDRYRISHALGQGGFGATFLAIDESLPGEPSCVLKQLRPTSTAPHVLQMARELFRREAKTLGKIGSHPQVPRLLDYFEANQEFYLVQEYISGSTLQQEVKKAGPLSEAGVKQFLSELLPVLQYIHSQQVIHRDIKPANLIRRSQDAKLVLIDFGAVKDQVSQSSMSVSEQTALTAYAIGTPGYAPPEQMAMRPVYASDIYAIGVTCIYLLTGKSPKDLDYDPATGELLWEKHVHVSEHFAGVLKKILEVSVRHRFQSAAEILRALDLEPYLDSLAKGMSSQNQGNSQNPTRPQSGDRTDETGSSVTASPAARVAMAIRARQAKSDSTSLQSGTARNRVLVAKPASMTVLRTKGSTGERAKAPPKLDAQALQLAYSKGRRDFAAYDLSLINLQRANLVGAIFHQSKLDSSNFQGANLFNADFGRASLNGVNLRDANLSRAYLSHADLEGADLRGADLSHAYLANANLRGANLCGANLTGAKVTEEQLSAARTNWATIRPGGRKGLW; encoded by the coding sequence ATGAGCTACTGCATAAATCCAGCCTGTCCTAATCCTGAGAATATAACCCACACTGAATCATGTCAGGCTTGTGGCTCTAAGCTATTGCTTCGCGATCGCTATCGAATCAGTCATGCGCTGGGACAAGGTGGTTTTGGAGCTACCTTTTTAGCCATTGACGAATCCCTACCAGGCGAACCCAGTTGCGTGTTGAAGCAGTTACGTCCCACGTCAACTGCCCCTCATGTCTTGCAAATGGCACGGGAGTTGTTTCGCCGGGAAGCAAAAACCCTCGGTAAAATCGGTAGCCACCCACAAGTGCCCCGTTTACTCGATTACTTTGAGGCGAATCAAGAATTTTACTTAGTTCAGGAATACATTAGCGGTTCAACCCTACAACAGGAAGTCAAAAAAGCAGGCCCCTTGAGTGAAGCAGGGGTTAAGCAGTTTCTGAGTGAACTGTTGCCTGTTTTGCAATATATCCACAGCCAGCAGGTGATTCACCGGGATATCAAGCCTGCCAACCTAATTCGGCGCAGCCAGGATGCCAAACTGGTGCTGATTGACTTTGGTGCTGTAAAAGATCAAGTCAGCCAAAGCTCAATGAGTGTGTCCGAACAAACGGCACTGACTGCCTACGCGATTGGGACTCCGGGCTATGCCCCACCCGAACAAATGGCAATGCGTCCGGTCTATGCCAGTGATATTTACGCGATCGGAGTAACTTGCATTTATCTGCTGACTGGAAAGTCGCCCAAAGATCTTGACTATGACCCTGCTACAGGCGAACTGCTCTGGGAGAAGCATGTGCATGTGAGTGAGCACTTTGCAGGTGTACTCAAAAAAATTCTAGAAGTCTCGGTGCGCCATCGTTTTCAATCTGCGGCTGAAATTTTGAGAGCGCTAGATCTAGAACCTTACCTAGATAGTCTCGCTAAGGGGATGTCGAGCCAGAATCAGGGGAATTCGCAAAATCCGACTCGGCCCCAATCTGGCGATCGCACAGATGAAACGGGCAGCTCTGTCACGGCCTCTCCAGCGGCACGGGTCGCAATGGCCATTCGAGCGCGGCAAGCAAAATCAGATTCCACCAGTCTGCAATCAGGAACCGCTCGGAACCGAGTGTTAGTTGCCAAACCCGCATCCATGACCGTCTTACGCACTAAAGGATCGACGGGTGAGCGGGCGAAAGCACCCCCTAAATTAGATGCCCAAGCTCTACAACTGGCTTATTCCAAGGGCCGACGTGATTTTGCAGCCTATGATTTGAGCCTCATCAATTTACAGCGTGCCAACTTAGTCGGAGCAATTTTTCATCAGTCCAAGCTAGATAGCTCCAACTTTCAAGGTGCCAACTTGTTCAACGCTGATTTTGGACGAGCGAGCTTAAACGGTGTGAATCTTCGGGATGCTAACCTTTCCAGAGCTTATTTGAGCCATGCTGACCTAGAAGGAGCTGACTTGCGGGGAGCCGATTTGAGCCACGCCTATCTCGCTAATGCCAACTTGCGAGGTGCTAATCTCTGTGGCGCTAACTTGACGGGCGCGAAAGTGACAGAGGAGCAACTGTCGGCGGCTCGGACGAACTGGGCAACGATACGGCCAGGGGGCCGAAAAGGTCTTTGGTAA
- the pheT gene encoding phenylalanine--tRNA ligase subunit beta, with protein MRISLNWLRELVDITMTPEELAEALTMAGFEVEDIEDRRTWADGVVVGKVLECQPHPNADKLRVCQVDIGADEPSNIVCGAANVRADAYVPVATLGTYLPNIDLKIRPAKLRGVPSVGMICSLTELGLAKESEGIYIFTQADLKPGSDVRPLLGLEDVILDVTSTANRADALSLVGIAREIAAITGATLRLPEPAEISAPTSHAQLTLKISEPQACPTYIGTVIEQVKITPSPAWLQQRLQASGVRPINNVVDVTNYVLLEWGQPLHAFDRDRLQAVANSETLTIGVRFANPGATLKTLDGQERTLQEQTLLITANDRPIALAGVMGGEETEVHEGTQNLVLEAALFDPGAIRRSARSQGLRTEASARYERGVNQAELTVACRRALQLLTELAQGTVVAQETETRADQSWTRSIELRLDRVNQILGPIDAGDDVADLPASEVERTLTSLGCSLTPATEPGVWTVTVPPYRYRDLEREIDLIEEVARLYGYNKFCDTLPNKTEPGYLSADQVLTRRIRESLRGAGLTELIQYSLVKPGDDRQVAIANPLFTEYSALRTDLMAGLIDAFQYNLEQGNGPLNGFEIGRIFWKEEDGLAEADALGGILGGDPKEGKWLQSGRDLPLSWFEAKGILDSIFQRLDVAVEYQPDRRDSRLHPGRTASLWIKGNRLGTFGQLHPQLRQERGLPESVYAFELTLDVLLNELDQDENITPVFRPFSTYPPSDRDIAFFAPVQVSVAELQRTITKAGGALLDRIELFDEYRGESVPTGQRSLAFRLVYRASDRTLTDADIEPVHQKVREDLVEKFRVELRS; from the coding sequence ATGCGTATTTCTCTGAACTGGCTGCGGGAACTGGTGGACATTACAATGACCCCAGAGGAACTGGCTGAAGCCCTGACAATGGCTGGGTTTGAGGTTGAAGACATTGAAGACCGCCGTACATGGGCAGACGGGGTGGTCGTGGGCAAAGTTTTGGAGTGCCAACCTCACCCCAATGCTGACAAATTGAGGGTTTGCCAAGTCGATATTGGTGCAGATGAGCCTTCTAATATTGTCTGTGGGGCAGCGAATGTCCGAGCTGACGCTTATGTACCAGTCGCAACCTTAGGCACTTACCTCCCTAATATTGACCTAAAAATCCGTCCAGCCAAATTGCGGGGTGTGCCTTCTGTCGGCATGATTTGTTCGCTGACGGAGCTGGGGCTCGCTAAAGAATCGGAAGGGATTTACATCTTTACCCAAGCAGACTTGAAGCCTGGTAGCGACGTACGACCGTTGTTGGGCTTGGAAGATGTCATTTTAGACGTTACTTCGACTGCGAACAGAGCGGATGCCTTGAGTCTGGTGGGAATTGCACGGGAGATTGCGGCTATTACTGGAGCGACGCTGCGCTTGCCAGAGCCTGCTGAGATTTCAGCTCCAACGAGTCATGCCCAATTAACGTTAAAAATTTCTGAGCCTCAAGCTTGCCCAACTTACATCGGTACGGTGATTGAGCAAGTTAAAATTACACCGTCTCCAGCTTGGTTGCAGCAAAGGCTTCAGGCATCGGGGGTACGCCCAATTAACAACGTGGTAGATGTGACTAACTACGTCTTGTTGGAATGGGGCCAACCTTTACATGCCTTCGATCGCGATCGCTTACAGGCGGTGGCAAATAGTGAAACTCTCACTATTGGAGTGCGCTTTGCTAACCCCGGAGCAACTCTTAAGACGCTAGATGGTCAAGAGCGAACGCTGCAAGAGCAAACCCTCCTGATTACAGCCAACGATCGCCCTATTGCTTTAGCAGGGGTGATGGGTGGAGAAGAAACCGAGGTTCACGAAGGTACCCAGAACTTAGTGCTGGAAGCAGCGCTATTTGATCCAGGCGCAATTAGGCGATCGGCTCGGAGCCAGGGTTTACGTACCGAAGCTTCAGCTCGTTATGAACGAGGAGTCAACCAAGCCGAGCTTACGGTTGCTTGCCGTCGCGCTTTGCAGTTACTCACAGAGTTAGCTCAAGGTACAGTCGTTGCTCAAGAAACCGAAACTCGCGCGGATCAGTCTTGGACCCGTTCGATTGAGCTGCGCTTAGATCGCGTCAATCAAATTTTAGGCCCGATTGATGCTGGAGATGATGTCGCGGATCTGCCTGCATCTGAGGTAGAACGGACTTTAACTAGTCTGGGATGCAGCTTAACTCCAGCTACTGAACCCGGTGTGTGGACAGTGACCGTCCCCCCCTATCGCTACCGCGACTTAGAGCGAGAAATTGACCTCATTGAGGAAGTGGCTCGACTTTACGGCTACAACAAGTTCTGTGACACGCTACCCAACAAGACAGAACCCGGATATCTCTCAGCGGATCAAGTTCTGACTCGCAGAATCCGCGAAAGCCTACGAGGAGCTGGCCTAACTGAACTGATCCAGTACTCTCTGGTTAAGCCTGGTGACGATCGGCAGGTTGCGATCGCCAATCCTCTGTTCACGGAGTATTCAGCCCTTCGCACGGATTTGATGGCGGGCTTAATTGATGCGTTTCAGTACAACCTGGAGCAGGGCAACGGTCCCCTAAATGGCTTTGAAATTGGTCGCATCTTCTGGAAAGAAGAGGACGGATTAGCGGAGGCCGATGCGCTGGGCGGCATTCTGGGCGGTGACCCCAAGGAGGGCAAATGGCTCCAAAGTGGGCGGGATTTACCCCTCTCTTGGTTCGAAGCTAAGGGGATTCTAGACAGCATTTTCCAGCGCCTAGATGTTGCGGTGGAATATCAACCAGATCGGCGTGATTCTCGCCTCCATCCTGGGCGGACTGCCTCCCTATGGATCAAGGGCAACCGTTTAGGCACGTTTGGTCAACTACACCCTCAGTTACGGCAAGAACGGGGCTTACCTGAGTCTGTCTACGCCTTTGAGTTGACGCTGGATGTGCTTTTAAACGAACTAGACCAAGACGAGAATATTACTCCTGTCTTCCGACCTTTCTCGACTTATCCGCCTTCGGATCGTGATATCGCTTTCTTTGCTCCAGTGCAAGTCTCTGTAGCCGAGTTGCAACGCACGATTACCAAGGCAGGCGGAGCGCTCCTCGATCGCATTGAACTGTTTGATGAGTACCGAGGTGAGAGTGTACCGACTGGGCAACGCAGTCTGGCATTCCGTTTGGTGTATCGGGCTAGCGATCGCACTTTGACGGATGCGGATATTGAGCCTGTACATCAGAAAGTCCGGGAAGATTTGGTAGAAAAGTTCCGTGTTGAGCTGAGGAGTTAA
- a CDS encoding YciI family protein: MPKYVMQGRYCENVLEKRAPFRQAHLEGLAAQKESGTLITIGPTKNLTQCFGIYEAEDEQTVRRLVEADPYWQNGVWTEYNVYEWIQAI, translated from the coding sequence ATGCCTAAATACGTGATGCAGGGACGTTACTGTGAGAATGTCCTAGAGAAACGTGCTCCGTTTCGCCAAGCTCATTTAGAGGGTCTTGCGGCTCAAAAAGAGTCTGGGACTTTGATTACAATTGGGCCAACGAAGAATTTGACTCAGTGCTTCGGCATTTACGAAGCGGAGGATGAGCAAACGGTTCGTCGGTTGGTTGAGGCTGATCCTTATTGGCAAAATGGGGTTTGGACGGAGTACAACGTTTATGAGTGGATTCAGGCGATTTAA
- a CDS encoding cobalt-precorrin-6A reductase, whose amino-acid sequence MKANRRIWLIGGTQESAQLAAAIAEAQLACTVSVTTETAKQLYVSSVEKAVNHAPLQIWVGRLTPETAASFLQQQQIVAVLDASHPYAVEISQLAIAVTTQLGIPYLRFEREVWKEEGGMRDEAEKKEKGLVFQSFSELVATDILQGQRVLLIVGYRTLALFEPWQDRAALFARLLPSVTAIEAAIASGFTPDRLFAMRPPISPDLEKALWQHWQISLVVTKSSGIAGGEDVKRQVAAELGIPLIAIARPPIIYPQQTSDLTTALTFCQQHLSPANK is encoded by the coding sequence GTGAAGGCGAACAGACGCATTTGGTTAATCGGCGGCACCCAAGAAAGTGCTCAATTAGCCGCTGCGATCGCTGAAGCTCAACTTGCTTGCACCGTCTCAGTCACCACAGAAACCGCCAAACAACTCTATGTTTCCTCGGTAGAGAAGGCAGTGAATCATGCGCCCTTGCAAATTTGGGTCGGACGATTAACCCCAGAGACAGCCGCATCCTTCCTGCAACAGCAACAAATTGTGGCAGTATTGGATGCCTCCCATCCCTATGCCGTAGAAATTTCACAACTCGCGATCGCCGTTACCACCCAACTCGGTATTCCCTATCTTCGGTTTGAGCGGGAGGTTTGGAAGGAGGAAGGAGGGATGAGGGATGAAGCAGAAAAGAAAGAGAAAGGATTGGTTTTTCAGAGCTTTTCAGAGCTTGTGGCGACAGATATCCTTCAGGGGCAGCGAGTGTTGTTGATTGTGGGTTATAGGACTCTAGCTCTGTTTGAGCCTTGGCAAGACCGCGCCGCCTTATTTGCTCGGCTTCTACCTTCTGTCACCGCTATTGAAGCCGCGATCGCCTCAGGCTTTACCCCCGATCGCCTGTTCGCTATGCGTCCCCCCATCTCCCCTGACCTAGAGAAAGCGTTGTGGCAACATTGGCAAATCTCCTTAGTCGTGACCAAATCCTCCGGCATTGCTGGTGGAGAAGACGTCAAGCGACAAGTTGCTGCTGAATTAGGGATACCCTTAATCGCGATCGCTCGTCCCCCAATCATCTACCCGCAACAAACAAGCGACCTGACCACAGCCCTAACATTCTGCCAACAGCACCTAAGCCCAGCAAATAAATGA
- a CDS encoding class I SAM-dependent methyltransferase, whose protein sequence is MSEKRSSHSSKAFSSGDLLSNVLSPSSGNWQAQIAGVVQRFDREYRREAFELPEAVEAMPIFQEWTAGTLQTKTASPFWKIAQPQKNQRCLDLGCGVSFLIYPWRDWGALFYGQEMSSFARDTLIARGPQLNSKLFKGVELAPAHQLKYEPAFFDLAIATGFSCYYPLDYWQAVMTAVKRVLKPGAFFVFDVLNPDTPLAENWAILETYLGAEVFLEPLEEWKKIIQAAGGKIVKTQAGELFQLYKVQF, encoded by the coding sequence ATGTCTGAAAAACGTAGTAGCCATTCATCCAAAGCGTTTTCATCAGGCGACCTGCTCTCTAATGTGTTGAGTCCATCTAGCGGCAACTGGCAAGCTCAGATTGCTGGGGTTGTCCAGCGCTTCGATCGTGAGTATCGCCGAGAAGCCTTTGAGCTGCCAGAAGCTGTAGAAGCAATGCCCATCTTTCAAGAATGGACCGCAGGAACGCTGCAAACGAAAACTGCTTCTCCGTTTTGGAAGATTGCTCAACCCCAAAAAAATCAGCGCTGTTTAGATTTAGGCTGTGGTGTGAGCTTTTTGATTTATCCCTGGCGTGACTGGGGCGCTTTATTTTATGGGCAGGAGATGAGCAGCTTTGCCCGTGATACGCTCATTGCTCGTGGGCCGCAACTCAACTCTAAGCTGTTCAAAGGGGTAGAACTGGCTCCCGCTCATCAGCTCAAGTACGAGCCTGCCTTCTTTGACCTAGCGATCGCCACTGGCTTTAGTTGTTACTACCCGCTAGATTACTGGCAAGCCGTCATGACCGCAGTCAAGCGAGTCCTCAAACCAGGAGCCTTCTTTGTCTTCGACGTATTGAATCCAGACACACCTCTAGCAGAAAACTGGGCCATTCTAGAAACCTACCTAGGTGCAGAAGTGTTTTTAGAACCCTTGGAAGAGTGGAAAAAGATCATCCAAGCGGCTGGAGGAAAAATTGTGAAAACCCAGGCTGGCGAATTATTTCAACTTTATAAAGTACAGTTTTAA